In the Pontibacillus sp. HMF3514 genome, TGCCGTTTCCCTCACCCCTTTGCGTTTATGGAGGTTAACGGACCCATGGCTTGAGTTATATTTTCTTACATAAGTAAAATTGCGAATTTAGATACTTAAACCCTTAACATATAAAGCTTTAGATCACTTTCATTCATATATGATTTAACCTTATTTAAATCAGAAAACCTTACGATAGCTGCGGTTCCGTTAGTCACCATTATGGCCAAGGTGGGCTGGGAAATGGGTTGACTCCAGCGGTCAAACGGGCTAGCGAGACCCCGCAAGGAGCGTAGCGGATGAGGAGGCTCGATAGTTCGTCCGCAGGAAAGCAACCCATTTCCCAGCCCACCCGCTCTCTATCTGGCAACGGTACCACTCCACACCTTATTCCAGATAACTGCCATATTGTTGAATAACTAGGTTCAAATAAGCAAAAAAATAACCCTGGATATAATCCAGGGTTATTTCGGTTTAATGACAACGTGTCGATATGGTTCATTTCCGTCTGAAAACGTTGAAATCTCATGATGATGTTGTAAGGCGGTATGAATGATTTTTCGTTCGTAGGATGGCATAGCCTCTAGCTTTACTTCTCGACGAGTTGTAATGGCTTTATCAGCTAAACGATTTGATAATTGCGTCAACGTTTCCTTTCTACGCTCTCTATACCCTTCAGCATCAACAATAACGGTTACATATTGGTTTGTTTTACCATTAATTGTAAGTTGAGTAAGGTATTGAAGTGCATTCAAAGTCTGTCCACGTTTTCCAATAAGAAGTGCAATTTTATCTCCTACTAAATCAAACGTAATCTCTTTCCCTTTACGGTAAACTTCAACATGGATAGAAGCTCCCATGCCGTTTGCTACTGTTTCGAGATATTGTTTTGTTTCTTCAATAGCCGATTCAGTATCACGTTTATCATCTTCTACAATCTCTGAAGCTTCGACCTGTTCTTCTGTACCTTCCGATGATTCATCTTGATGGATTGGTTCTTGAATTTCTTCATCCTCAGCCTCTGGAGACACGATGCTAACTTTCACAATAGCACGTTTCGATCCAAATAGACCGAAAAATCCTTTTTTGCCTTCATCAATGACTTCTACATTGGTTTGGTCCCTCGAGGTGTTTAACTGCTCTAAAGCTGATTGGACCGCGTCCTCAACTGTTTGTCCAGTAGCAGTTATTTGTCTCACTTGGCCGCGCCTCCTGTTTCTGTATCTTTCATCATTGGCTTTCTAATAAACATCGTTTGTCCGATCATAAAGATGTTACCAACTACCCAGTAAAGTGCAAGAGCTGCCGGGAAGTTAATCGCGAATACACCAATCATGACTGGCATGATATAAAGCATCATGGTCATTTGTGGATTAGAGTTCGCCATACCTGCCATCATTAGCTTTTGCTGAATAAACGTTGTTGCTGCAG is a window encoding:
- the jag gene encoding RNA-binding cell elongation regulator Jag/EloR — encoded protein: MRQITATGQTVEDAVQSALEQLNTSRDQTNVEVIDEGKKGFFGLFGSKRAIVKVSIVSPEAEDEEIQEPIHQDESSEGTEEQVEASEIVEDDKRDTESAIEETKQYLETVANGMGASIHVEVYRKGKEITFDLVGDKIALLIGKRGQTLNALQYLTQLTINGKTNQYVTVIVDAEGYRERRKETLTQLSNRLADKAITTRREVKLEAMPSYERKIIHTALQHHHEISTFSDGNEPYRHVVIKPK